A region of Lycium barbarum isolate Lr01 chromosome 3, ASM1917538v2, whole genome shotgun sequence DNA encodes the following proteins:
- the LOC132631147 gene encoding secreted RxLR effector protein 161-like → MENSKTIYTPITTATRLDLDEPGSPANETMYRGIIGSLLYLTVSRPDIMFNVNFCARFQSSPKESHLKAAKRILRYLKGTPNLVLFYSSGDNFYLVGYVDADYAGYLVDRKSTSGMTHFLGSCLISWGTKKQNYVALSTAEAKHVVIASCCAQLL, encoded by the coding sequence ATGGAAAATTCCAAGACTATTTATACACCTATAACCACTGCTACTCGACTAGACTTGGATGAACCTGGTTCTCCTGCAAATGAAACCATGTATAGGGGTATCATTGGGTCTCTACTATATTTGACTGTTAGCAGACCTGACATTATGTTTAATGTCAATTTTTGTGCAAGGTTTCAATCAAGTCCAAAAGAATCTCATTTGAAGGCTGCAAAAAGAATTCTGAGGTATCTCAAAGGGACTCCAAACCTGGTCCTCTTCTATTCGTCAGGAGATAATTTTTACTTGGTTGGATATGTTGATGCTGATTATGCTGGATATTTGGTGGATAGAAAGAGCACATCTGGAATGACACATTTTCTGGGGTCATGCTTGATCTCATGGGGTACAAAGAAACAAAATTATGTGGCTCTATCTACTGCAGAAGCTAAACATGTAGTTATTGCCTCTTGTTGCGCTCAATTGCTCTAG